A section of the Engraulis encrasicolus isolate BLACKSEA-1 chromosome 8, IST_EnEncr_1.0, whole genome shotgun sequence genome encodes:
- the LOC134453829 gene encoding class A basic helix-loop-helix protein 9-like, which yields MSSLASTESDFSDEELDSSPLGPEDDDSSGGEEPSKKSPGDGDGSASSSGPNQGVASKAAGGKKRSRPVRSKARRVAANVRERKRILDYNQAFNSLRLALNHDLSGKRLSKIATLRRAINRISALSIFLRNHPPPPVPERTCSHVECLHGGGAQEEHGMLAPGKERDYNNNQAEKYLLHQHQHQHQHHHQPELQTPPPHKAYSHMLPSEPAQHLYPELPPLAAGSAPACPPSPHYAQYPSDSQLCVGGHHGLYSHPRGGEETFHNNNNNHSNNTTHSNSNGGQFYGVAPGYQYGVKATCHQNHMDNFVDSPAAAAAVPFSWQFGYLQGASYHQQSLTMH from the coding sequence ATGAGCAGCCTCGCCAGCACAGAGTCTGATTTCTCAGACGAGGAGCTGGACAGCAGTCCTCTGGGCCCTGAAGACGACGACAGCAGCGGAGGCGAGGAACCCTCCAAGAAGTCTCCTGGCGACGGGGACGGCTCCGCGTCCAGCTCCGGCCCCAACCAGGGCGTTGCCTCCAAAGCGGCCGGCGGTAAGAAGAGGAGCCGGCCCGTGCGCTCCAAGGCCCGCCGGGTCGCCGCCAACGTGCGCGAGCGCAAGCGCATCCTGGACTACAACCAGGCCTTCAACTCGCTGCGTCTGGCCCTCAACCACGACCTGAGCGGCAAGCGCCTCTCCAAGATCGCCACGCTGCGCCGGGCCATCAACCGCATCTCTGCACTCTCCATCTTCCTGAGGAACCATCCGCCGCCACCCGTCCCGGAGCGGACCTGCAGCCACGTGGAGTGCCTGCACGGAGGAGGTGCTCAGGAGGAGCACGGGATGCTCGCACCAGGAAAGGAGAGGGACTATAATAATAATCAGGCGGAGAAATACCTcctgcaccagcaccagcaccagcaccagcaccaccaccagcctgaGCTGCAAACCCCACCGCCGCACAAAGCTTACAGCCACATGTTACCCTCGGAGCCAGCACAACATCTCTACCCGGAACTACCTCCGCTGGCCGCTGGGTCGGCGCCGGCGTGCCCGCCCTCGCCACACTACGCCCAGTACCCGTCAGACTCCCAGCTGTGCGTGGGCGGCCACCACGGACTCTACAGCCACCCACGAGGTGGTGAGGAGACGttccataacaacaacaacaaccacagcaACAACACTACTCACAGCAACAGCAATGGCGGCCAGTTTTATGGTGTGGCGCCGGGCTACCAGTATGGGGTGAAGGCGACATGCCACCAGAATCACATGGACAACTTTGTGgactctcctgctgctgctgcggcagtGCCGTTCTCATGGCAGTTTGGCTACCTACAGGGAGCGAGCTATCACCAGCAGTCTCTTACTATGCACTGA
- the LOC134454405 gene encoding adrenodoxin-like translates to MFPKECREPGYNVGRLLKISSHRTSRQRASSGVCSPHRAEPLCVHIHNLQYKHLITTSLGPTRSLPSVHQLNCSFRSLTTAHSLRSAEKVAVTFVGRDGERLKVKGHVGDSLLKVVVDQKLDIDGFGACEGTLACSTCHLVLEDSVYQQLDSITDEEMDLLDLSSGLTETSRLGCQVCLTKELNGMTVRVPDGVNDIRQMNKTGSSS, encoded by the exons ATGTTTCCAAAGGAGTGCAGGGAGCCAGGCTACAATGTGGGCAGGCTACTAAAAATCTCTAGCCACAGGACTAGCCGACAGAGGGCATCATCGGGTGTGTGTAGTCCACACAGAGCAGAGCCTCTCTGTGTGCACATACATAACCTACAGTACAAACATTTAAT TACAACCTCACTTGGTCCAACTAGGAGCCTGCCATCAGTGCATCAGCTGAACTGCAGTTTTCGAAGCCTGACAACTGCACATTCTTTGAG GTCTGCCGAAAAAGTAGCAGTTACCTTTGTAGGTCGTGATGGAGAAAGACTCAAAGTCAAGGGTCATGTAGGGGACTCACTGCTGAAAGTTGTTGTTGATCAGAAACTAGACATCGATGGCtttg GTGCATGCGAAGGAACATTGGCCTGCTCCACATGTCATCTGGTCCTTGAAGACTCCGTCTACCAGCAGCTGGACAGCATCACTGATGAGGAAATGGACCTACTGGACCTGTCCTCTGGACTCACAGAGAC GTCTCGTCTGGGTTGCCAAGTGTGCTTGACTAAGGAGTTGAACGGGATGACTGTGCGCGTGCCCGACGGTGTCAATGACATCCGACAGATGAACAAGACTGGGTCCTCCTCCTGA
- the bckdha gene encoding 2-oxoisovalerate dehydrogenase subunit alpha, mitochondrial: MAAVRGVGRLFRIGCYATRQAPALTASRFVQQRQFRVNGVQCQEEAASDKPQFPGASAEFVDHLEFIQPNVISGIPIYRVMDRAGQIINPSEDPQLSKETVLNFYQKMTLLNTMDRILYESQRQGRISFYMTNYGEEGTHIGSAAALDASDLVFGQYREAGVLMYRGFPLDLFMAQCYANADDLGKGRQMPVHYGSKDLNFVTISSPLATQIPQAAGAAYALKRENANRAVICYFGEGAASEGDAHAGFNFSATLECPLIFFCRNNGYAISTPTNEQYRGDGIAARGPGYGMMSIRVDGNDVFAVYNATKEARRRAVAENQPFLIEAMTYRIGHHSTSDDSSAYRSVDEVNYWDKQDHPISRLRHYMSARAWWGEDEERAWRKQSRKLVMEAFEKAEKRLKPKPDLLFEDVYQEMTPNLEKQKEAMWRHVQQYKEHYPMDLYDK; this comes from the exons ATGGCGGCGGTCAGAGGTGTAGGAAGACTTTTTAGGATTGGATGCTATGCTACCCGGCAGGCTCCAGCCCTGACAGCATCCAGATTCGTCCAACAAAGGCAGTTTCGTGTAAAT GGGGTCCAGTGTCAAGAGGAAGCTGCTTCGGATAAGCCTCAGTTCCCTGGGGCCTCCGCCGAGTTTGTGGATCACTTGGAGTTCATCCAGCCCAACGTCATCTCCGGAATCCCCATCTACAGAGTGATGGACCGGGCTGGACAGATCATCAACCCCTCTGAGGACCCGCAG CTGTCAAAAGAGACCGTCTTGAACTTCTATCAGAAGATGACATTACTAAACACCATGGATCGAATCCTGTATGAGTCTCAGAGACAA GGTCGTATTTCATTCTACATGACTAACTATGGTGAGGAAGGAACTCATATTGGCAGTGCGGCCGCGTTGGATGCCAGTGACCTTGTCTTTGGCCAATATCGTGAAGCAG gagtgCTTATGTACCGTGGGTTTCCACTGGACCTGTTCATGGCACAGTGCTATGCTAACGCAGACGACCTCGGCAAAGGCAGACAGATGCCTGTCCACTATGGTAGCAAAGACCTGAACTTCGtcaccatttcctctcctctggcAACACAGATCCCACAAG CTGCCGGTGCTGCCTATGCCCTGAAGAGGGAGAATGCCAACCGTGCCGTCATCTGCTACTTTGGAGAGGGAGCCGCCAGCGAGGGTGACGCCCACGCCGGCTTCAACTTCTCCGCCACGCTGGAGTGCCCGCTCATCTTCTTCTGCCGCAACAACGGCTACGCCATCTCCACGCCCACCAACGAGCAGTATCGAGGCGATGGCATCG CTGCGCGAGGGCCTGGATATGGGATGATGTCCATCCGTGTGGATGGCAATGACGTCTTTGCCGTTTACAACGCCACCAAGGAGGCTCGCCGGAGGGCTGTCGCAGAGAACCAGCCCTTCCTCATAGAGGCTATGACGTACAG AATCGGTCACCACAGCACCAGCGACGACAGCTCGGCGTACCGCTCGGTGGACGAGGTGAACTACTGGGACAAGCAGGACCACCCCATCTCCCGCCTGCGCCACTACATGTCGGCGCGCGCCTGGTGGGGCGAGGACGAGGAGCGCGCCTGGAGGAAGCAGTCCCGCAAGCTGGTCATGGAGGCCTTCGAGAAGGCCGAGAAGCGCCTCAAGCCCAAGCCCGACCTGCTCTTCGAAGACGTCTACCAGGAAATGACCCCGAACCTGGAGAAGCAGAAGGAGGCCATGTGGAGGCACGTGCAGCAGTACAAGGAGCATTACCCCATGGACCTGTACGACAAATAA